aattaaacacaaaacacacacacatatatgaaatacaactttattctagggctgcaactaacgactatTTTAATAGTCGACTAGTCACCGACTATTGAAAcgattagtcgactaatcgaataataattatttttttctaaaatttagCATGAGATTGCTTTAATTCTGTGGAAAATGATAGTAAACAAGAAAGAAGGGGGTAGTTCAATGAacgttttttacatttaatgaaaagaagttttacatttttaataattgcaGCTACTATGATtttaccaaaacgaagttatgtatttcagctattttaatatatatttattagggctgtcaataaattatttttatctgttctaaatttacctaaatgtaacacttttcaagtttttaatgctctaatcagcatggatttggtcaatatatatgctatatgaaaatgtatgtctacaacagcctgtttacgtTTTCAAAAAttagtcatttatattttaacattctctattaaaaaacttcaaaaccattggaacaattgttggaatctgataAAGCATGACATAACTACACCTGTTTACGCAGAGcaaaaaaaacatcaatatatgttacatatatgtttttcttttattgtttaattttgacattgagacagaccgctTTAAGATCCTGTAggctaatgcaagggtttaaaataatgacacaacagatacttttccttaacagttaaccaaacattcacttcagatataacagattataggtcatagctgcgtgaattcttgtcaaaacagatatttttaaaactgtaattttgtgtaagaTGTCTGTATATATCTGGGTCGCGCACTCgcatgtttgtgtgcatgcgcttcaggCGTCtacgtcagacatcgcttttgagccttgtcactcttaataactcttttaacatcaatcaggtcccgaactttatctctcacaataattattttaacatcaagcaagtcctgcagtctattttctatcatttctgaatgctttaaaaacgaaactaaaaagtgaaagaagacgcatctttgctttatatggatttgggacggtacacctctcaggaaacgtgcagataaagataattttagatgtttaatgaccatttagagcattggattcgctagacgagagcttaatgttatttttatgaaaagctccgaACATCTAGACAGCGCCGGTTACTTGCTGcttctcaattcatccagctgtgggtcaaacagaaattgcgtgttgcgttaatcgcgcgttaataaaattagtgccgttaaaatgaatttgtgttaacgcgtttattttgacagccctaatatttatGTGTGTAGCGCCCCCTGCCCTACTTAGTTGTGTCAAGACTAAGATCTTTAGGGTGGAGCGACGGGTTCTTTAACTGGGGTCTCTCGACTATATGACTCTCACTACTCTGATACCTTAGCtcttaaaaacacaataaacagaaaccttttagaaaaaaaaaacccaatgtcaagtatttattttttgtaatatggAATAGATTTAGATATGAATTATAgactatatatatttaatattaagttGGAAATATGTATAACAATATATAGGTATGAATAACAATATATAGGTATGAATAACAATATATAGGTATGAATCACAATAatcaatatatataatataataaccaaatgagcacttattcaattcaattacacTCACTTACTGAGAAAACTCAATATAAACAGTTCAAATGTATCACACTGTAATACACAGTAATACCCAGCAATGAATAATTTCTCAAATGAAATATCTACACACTTACACTTTTAAGAATCGTTGTAACTGTGCAACTGTAAACTCTAAACAACAATTAAAGTACACAAAGTTTAAATGTGAACACAAAATATTCGTGGGCCCACTCACACACGTaaacaatcacacacacaaccCCACCCGATGCAGGCCTGTGTTGTTGCTTGTGTGCGTTGTGGCCTTTGAAACGTTAAAATGGCCTCTTCACTCAAATGAGCCAAAACAAATTTAATAACAGCAGGTACCTGTGCTCCAGTGATCACTCAAACCACAACCGGAGACATCGCACGATCCTCAGTGAATCTCGGTCCTTTCCTCGCGACCCAAGGCAAACTGAACAGTCTCGGTGATGCGAGTTGTCCACGGAGTTCGTTTCACTCACGCGATCACTTGTTTACACGACAGTAACTGATCTCTCTAAGTGTCCCAAGCACAGTAATAGATAGAACAACACACTGCAATACACTGAAAGCAGTATAATATTCACTGCAGTCCATAACACCGCGAACAGGAGAGTCTGTATTTAAATGCTAAACGGCTCATCAACTGCTGATAAGACGAGTAAAGTGGTTTATTAACCCATCTGCTGGGTTAACATGAAggcataaacaaacaaaacactttcacataaaacaaaacCCATATAACACGCGTTTAGCGGTTATCGCAACTCTTTCCTCTCTAGCGCGAGCGTATCTGCCACCGCTCTCTCTCGAACGCAGTTCGTCTCTCCTCTCTCATTTTGATTGACTCAATTAACCACCAATCACATTACACTCTCATATGCATGGGTGGGTTTAAAATAATAAGCATCCAATCACAAAAAATACCATCAAACTAGACAGTAACCCGCACATGTTTTCCAAGTGCATTTAAACCAAACTTTAGCATTTACACAgggtttcttaaagggatacacacacattttcagctcactttaaaatgtgaatctttgtaaacaaaacacAGTTTAATGAATAGTTTTCTTAAACCTTATTATAAAACAAGCATGATATATATGAATTAGGACagttatttaaaatgaacttcTAAATAAGAGTAACTATAgcttttaaataaacacattactAGTATTATAAACATGACTAGTAAGAGGGTTACACACTCCCCCTTCTAAATCCTCATGCCCTCATGAGGCTGAATTTTTCTACATCTGAACTACTGTTCTGACAGCAGGGCAAGGGTTTGAAAGGACACACTGGGGACACTGGGCCAGGGGATGGCACCATACAGTGTTGCAAACTTTCTTCTTTACCTTAACGGCATCTTCAATGTGTATGACCATTCCTCGATGAATAACTATTAATGGTTTATCTGAGGGTCGGCCTAATTCATCATAGGTCAGTTTAATCAAAGGCTTTACTTCTCTTTGAGATTTACGGCACACTAAAGGTTCTGCCTCATGGTGTGAGACATTCACAAGACTATTGTCTCCCCCTTCTAAGTCATGACCCTCTGCAATTTGCACAAACTGATCAGGAAGTATTTCTGGGTCATTTTCTGGCAGACAATCTCTCATCACGTACTCCTGGTTTTGAAACTGATCATTGTCCTGACGGACAGTTTCTTTTTCCACTGTAAGCTGAGAAGATGGCTGCCTACTTTGTATGCTGACTGGTTCTGGGCGGTAGTACCAaagatcatcatcatcactcTCTGAAGTATCCACTTTCTCACATTCAGTAAGAGAAACACTTTCCTTTTCCAGTCTGTTTTGTCTCTTTTTAACtgtttgtgctctggttacagGTGGCTGCATGTTTTTGTTCGAGTCATCCGACCTAAACAATCTTACATTGTCTCCGATGGGTAACAGGTGATCTCTGTGAATAGTCCTTTCACCTCCCATTCCACTCTCAGGCCGTAGTCTGTAAACAGGTAAGTCCTTGAATTTTTTAGTGACAACATAGGGTAAGAAATTCCATCTGTCGTGGAGTTTGTGCTTTCCTGTGAAGGCAAGGTTTTTGATGAGCACTCTATCTCCTACGGTAAGTATTTGGTGTTTCACTTTTTGGTCATAGAGTCGTTTGTTTCGTAGGTGACTTTTCAGTGCAGTACCAGATGCTAACTGATATGCTGTCTGGAGTTCAGACTTCATTTTCTCAACGTATTGCTGGTGCTTAATTTCTCTCTCACCATCTGCAGGTATACCAAAACACACGTCGATGGGCAACCGAGCCTCTCGTCCGAAGAGCAGGTAATAAGGGGAGTAACCAGTCGCCTCGTTCTTCGTACAGTTGTATGCATGTACAAGCAAACTGATGTGTTGACTCCACTTACTCTTTTTATTTGGATCCAGTGTTCCAAGCATGGAGAGAAGGGTTCTGTTAAAGCGTTCTGGTTGTGGGTCACCTTGCGGATGGTAAGGTGTTGTCCGTGATTTGCGGATTCCTAACATTCCTAGGAGCTCTCGTATCAGTCGGCTTTCGAAGTCCCTTCCCTGATCTGAATGAATACGGGAGGGTAAACCATAGTGAACGAAGAACTTCTCCACAAGGACTTTAGCCACCGTCACTGCTCGCTGGTCTCTGGTTGGGAAGGCTTGAGCATAGCGGGTGAAGTGATCAGTTATCACAAGCACGTTGGAAATGCCCTTGGAGTCAGGTTCTAGGGACAAGAAGTCAATGCACACTAGGTCTAGCGGACCATTGCTGGTAATATGGTTCAATGGGGCAGACTTAGTAGGGAGGGTCTTCCTGGTAATGCAGCGACCACAGTTTTTGATGTAGTGTTCTATGTCAATGGTCATGCGCGGCCAATAGAAGCGATCTCTTAGTAGCTCAGTGGTCCGCTCCACTCCAAGATGGCCTGACTCATCGTGTAAAGACTGTATGACTACCAGGCGGTACTTTTCAGGTAGCACAAGCTGTAGTTTTTCTTTCCCACACTGGCGTTTACTGACTCTGTACGGTAGATTGTTCTTAATGACCAGTTTTGGACACTGACGCTGTAGAAGTGCAAGGTTTGGGTCTGAACCTTTTACAGAGGTAGGTGCTCTGCCCTGCTCAATGTCTTGTTTAACTACACTGATGATGGGATCTTGTTCTTGTGCCTTCTTCAGGTCTGCATTGGACAACTGCTCCATCTGTCCCATTTCCAGCTGAGCAGGATAGGAGTATGCAGGTGGGATGCTACTTGGTGGAACACCTAGCTGGTCTACAAGCCTGGTGGATTCATCATCCCAAGGAAGACTGGCTAACTGACAGATAGCTTTGACGCCAGATTGTGGAATCTCAGTCCAAGACGTAGGAACATCGTCACTGGAAGGGTAACGGGATAGCACATCAGCATCAATGTTATGTTTACCTGGTTTGTACTGGAGACTGAAATTATAAGTTGCTAAAGCTGCTAGCCAGCGGTGACCAGTTGCATTCAGCTTTGCACTCGACAGCACGTAGGTAAGAGGATTATTGTCAGTCCGGACAACAAACTGGGCACCATACAAGTAATCATGATATTTATCTACGACCGCCCACTTCAATGCCAGGAACTCTAGTTGGTGGATTGGGTAACGCTCTTCTGAGGAACTCAGCTTTCTGCTCGCAAAAGCCACGGGACGAAGACCTTCAGGATGTTCTTGATTTAAGACAGTACCCAGACCACTCAGACTAGCATCAACATGGAGGACATAAGGCAGGGTTGGATCAGCAAAGGCAAGTACCGGTGCATGCGTTAGacaatgtatgattttcttGAAGGCATCTGTGCACTCTTTATCCCATCGCTCACCAAACAGTTCTCTCTCATTGTAGTATTTCTTTCCTTCCAGCTTGCCTCGTCCTTTTGCAGGTGGATAGCCTTTCGTGAGCTCCGTTAAAGGTCTTACAATGGAGGAGTAACTCTTTATGAAGCGACGATAGAACCCACAGAAGCCCAGGAATGACCGCAAGGATTTCAAGTCGGTAGGTGTCTTCCAGTGAGTTACAGCGGATACTTTCTCTGGGTCCGGGGCTACACCTGCTGCTGAGACAATGTGCCCCACGTACTTCACCTGTGGCTGGCAAAACTGGCATTTGTCTATAGATACTTTTAGACCAAATTCCTCTAGTCGGTCAAGAACTTTCATCAGTCGCTCCTCGTGCTCCTCGAGTGTGCGGCCAAATATAATGAGGTCATCAAGGTAGACAATCACTTGCAGGAGATGCATATCACCAACCACTCGCTCCATAAGCCTCTGAAATGTGGCTGGGGCCCCAGTAATGCCTTGTGGCATGCGTTCAAACTGGTAGAATCCCAGCGGGCAAATGAAGGCAGTCTTTTCTTTGTCTTCTTCAGACATGGCTATCTGATAGTAGCCGCTACGTAGATCCAAGACGGAGAACCACTTGCTGCCAGACAAACAGTCTAAAGCATCATCGATCCGGGGTGTGGTGTATTGGTCAGGGATAGTGCGGCTGTTCAAGGTCCTGTAATCAATGCACATTCTTATAGCTCCACTCTTTTTTCGAGCTATCACTATGGGAGAGGCATAAGGGCTTCTTGACTCTTTGATAATGCCAGCGGCTAGGAGATCTTTAAGATGGCGTCGTACATCATCAATATCGGCTGGTGCGATACGGCGAGATCGTTCTCTGAAAGGCCGGGAATCACTTAATCTGATCTGATGATTAACATCTTTTGCTAGACCTACATCCCATTCTTCGAGTGAGAACACATTACTTCGCTCAGCCAACTTCAGCCGTAATCTCTCTTCCCATGCTGCAGGTATGGTCGATCCACCAAAGTTAAACAAATCTGGATCAATAGGCTTTGAATTTTGGACTCCAGGAGCCACAGTAACTGTGTCAGTAGGGAATACATGTGCAATTATAGTGCCAGCAGGAATGGACAGATCTTTGCTTGTTTCATTGTGGACTAATACTCTGAAATTATTCACATCTACAGCAGAGGATGGTAATACCACTGGGGGAATGAACAGTCCAGCGGGAAGTGGATCAGCTGATGGAGCTTCAATTATGAAGATATCATCTTTTAATGGCTTTCTGGACTCCACTTTGCATGTAGCATAAAGCTCACCCCGGGACGGGACAGTAAAAGTTCCTGGGCCGACCCATTTCACTTTTCCTTCTGGCAGATCAGGATCAGAGGTTTTAAAGCTCTGGAGTGTATGGCAGGCTGGATGGGTCTGAATTCGTAGGGTGTGGGCAGTATTTGTTTCACTTGTGGGCTTGTTAAGAGCTGTTAGTCTCTGGAAGAAACTGGCGTTTGTTCCGATTATTACTGGAAACTGTGGAGGACCTTTGGGGTCTGGGCAGACTAAAGCAAGGATGGATACTGACTCTTCTACACCAGTGAGAGACACAGGAAATGAAACATCTACAACAATGTAGCCTTTATAGGGATAACTGGACGAGCCAAGTCCCCAAATGGACAATCCAGTAAGAGGATGGATGGGCACATCTGGTAGGTTTTGGGAATaccatgtgtcaaacacaagaGTGACCTGAGAACCACTGTCCAAAAGAGCTTCACATGACTGTCCACAAATCTTCACATTAACCGTCGAAGTGGGTCCCACTAAACCCTTTGGTAGACCATTTGGCTCATAGGTGTGGATGTGgctattttttgaaaaacaGGCACGATCTCCAGAACGGTTATTGTAGTTTGAATCATTTCTCACTTCTCTAGCCTTCCTTAGAGAGCGGACTAGCTTATTGATCACTTGAGTGGAGTTTTCAGGTGATTGACATTTTGTAGCAATGTGTCCGTCCTCTCCACACCGATAGCAAAAGTAATCATCCTTGTTCCTGACAGGCTTTTGTCTAGGAGGATCTGGGAAAGGCTGTGGCAAGGACTGGGCATGACTCGTTGGCTGACTGTGGCCAACACTCATAACAGCTAGCTGTTGTTGTAACTGCTGGACTTGTTTTTTCAAGGCTTGGACTTCTGAATCATTCTTTGTCTCGTGCTTGTCTGTGGTATTTGTGTGTCTTAGTTTTGTCTTGGGCTCTACCATCATGGATGAAGCAGGTAAAGTGTTTGGACATTCACCTTTCAGCTGAGCCCTGAGTTCTTGAAGTTCTACTTTGAGCTCCCGTACAACTGCTGGACTAATTTTTTCTTCTCCCTGCAGGTGTATGGGCTTTGCAGTGGCAGTGATCTTACGTCGAGTGGCTTCGCTCTCCTCAGCCTCACGGATTTCGTTCAGTAAGTTCAGGAAAGTAGGTGGTCGCTCTTTTCTCTCCCTTAACCGCAACTGCAGGAGCATCATGTCTGATTCAACGGCTCCTCGGATCAGCTGTTCTACTCTTGCTCTGTCAACATTGGCTGGAGACAAACCTCCTCTTTGAACAACTTTGGTCAGAGATTTCTCCATCCGTCTCAAGAAATCAGATAATGACTCTCCAGGAGACTGCCGTATTAGTCGAAAAGCAAAATACAAGTCTTCTCCAGACTCGGAGGATCCAAACGTGCTTTCCAGCGCTTCCAGGTACTGCAGGGCACTGGCATCAGGGCTAGACAGACGAACAGCTTTTATGATATCAAGTGCTGGTCCCTTTAAACTTTCTACAACTCTCCGACGTTTTTCTTTCTCAGAGCAGTCA
This window of the Misgurnus anguillicaudatus chromosome 19, ASM2758022v2, whole genome shotgun sequence genome carries:
- the LOC141351210 gene encoding uncharacterized protein, which codes for MSFRNNPLLQTELASWCSEVGIDPSHALLLTGVPATTEVAQIEEAAQSVKAFGRVRVRDNRHGPTSTTLFVLCECREVIDATRCPTKLMLGDGEEAWEIVVSTESDSPPVAPVGFTDKLSKFLMDEGKSITDLQALFPSLGSNTSSPESIIRAVGEILEKTVKPQSDSNAYRRLRTFSGTVPTPAGEETMEHWIEQARIMITDCDCSEKEKRRRVVESLKGPALDIIKAVRLSSPDASALQYLEALESTFGSSESGEDLYFAFRLIRQSPGESLSDFLRRMEKSLTKVVQRGGLSPANVDRARVEQLIRGAVESDMMLLQLRLRERKERPPTFLNLLNEIREAEESEATRRKITATAKPIHLQGEEKISPAVVRELKVELQELRAQLKGECPNTLPASSMMVEPKTKLRHTNTTDKHETKNDSEVQALKKQVQQLQQQLAVMSVGHSQPTSHAQSLPQPFPDPPRQKPVRNKDDYFCYRCGEDGHIATKCQSPENSTQVINKLVRSLRKAREVRNDSNYNNRSGDRACFSKNSHIHTYEPNGLPKGLVGPTSTVNVKICGQSCEALLDSGSQVTLVFDTWYSQNLPDVPIHPLTGLSIWGLGSSSYPYKGYIVVDVSFPVSLTGVEESVSILALVCPDPKGPPQFPVIIGTNASFFQRLTALNKPTSETNTAHTLRIQTHPACHTLQSFKTSDPDLPEGKVKWVGPGTFTVPSRGELYATCKVESRKPLKDDIFIIEAPSADPLPAGLFIPPVVLPSSAVDVNNFRVLVHNETSKDLSIPAGTIIAHVFPTDTVTVAPGVQNSKPIDPDLFNFGGSTIPAAWEERLRLKLAERSNVFSLEEWDVGLAKDVNHQIRLSDSRPFRERSRRIAPADIDDVRRHLKDLLAAGIIKESRSPYASPIVIARKKSGAIRMCIDYRTLNSRTIPDQYTTPRIDDALDCLSGSKWFSVLDLRSGYYQIAMSEEDKEKTAFICPLGFYQFERMPQGITGAPATFQRLMERVVGDMHLLQVIVYLDDLIIFGRTLEEHEERLMKVLDRLEEFGLKVSIDKCQFCQPQVKYVGHIVSAAGVAPDPEKVSAVTHWKTPTDLKSLRSFLGFCGFYRRFIKSYSSIVRPLTELTKGYPPAKGRGKLEGKKYYNERELFGERWDKECTDAFKKIIHCLTHAPVLAFADPTLPYVLHVDASLSGLGTVLNQEHPEGLRPVAFASRKLSSSEERYPIHQLEFLALKWAVVDKYHDYLYGAQFVVRTDNNPLTYVLSSAKLNATGHRWLAALATYNFSLQYKPGKHNIDADVLSRYPSSDDVPTSWTEIPQSGVKAICQLASLPWDDESTRLVDQLGVPPSSIPPAYSYPAQLEMGQMEQLSNADLKKAQEQDPIISVVKQDIEQGRAPTSVKGSDPNLALLQRQCPKLVIKNNLPYRVSKRQCGKEKLQLVLPEKYRLVVIQSLHDESGHLGVERTTELLRDRFYWPRMTIDIEHYIKNCGRCITRKTLPTKSAPLNHITSNGPLDLVCIDFLSLEPDSKGISNVLVITDHFTRYAQAFPTRDQRAVTVAKVLVEKFFVHYGLPSRIHSDQGRDFESRLIRELLGMLGIRKSRTTPYHPQGDPQPERFNRTLLSMLGTLDPNKKSKWSQHISLLVHAYNCTKNEATGYSPYYLLFGREARLPIDVCFGIPADGEREIKHQQYVEKMKSELQTAYQLASGTALKSHLRNKRLYDQKVKHQILTVGDRVLIKNLAFTGKHKLHDRWNFLPYVVTKKFKDLPVYRLRPESGMGGERTIHRDHLLPIGDNVRLFRSDDSNKNMQPPVTRAQTVKKRQNRLEKESVSLTECEKVDTSESDDDDLWYYRPEPVSIQSRQPSSQLTVEKETVRQDNDQFQNQEYVMRDCLPENDPEILPDQFVQIAEGHDLEGGDNSLVNVSHHEAEPLVCRKSQREVKPLIKLTYDELGRPSDKPLIVIHRGMVIHIEDAVKVKKKVCNTVWCHPLAQCPQCVLSNPCPAVRTVVQM